From one Papio anubis isolate 15944 chromosome 12, Panubis1.0, whole genome shotgun sequence genomic stretch:
- the C2CD2L gene encoding phospholipid transfer protein C2CD2L isoform X2, with the protein MDPGWGQRDVGWVALLILFAASLLTVFAWLLQYARGLWLARARGNRGPGPALAGEPAGSLRELGVWRSLLRLRATRAGAAEEPGVRGLLASLFAFKSFRENWQRAWVRALNEQACRNGSSIQIAFEEVPQLPPRASISHVTCVDQSEHTMVLRCQLSAEEVRFPVSVTQQSPAAVSMETYHVTLTLPPTQLEVNLEEIPGEGLLISWAFTDRPDLSLTVLPKLQARERGEEQVELSTIEELIKDAIVSTQPAMMVNLRACSAPGGLVPSEKPPMLPQAQPAIPRPTRLFLRQLRASHLGNELEGTEELCCVAELDNPMQQKWTKPARAGPEVEWTEDLALDLGPQSRELTLKVLRSSSCGDTELLGQATLPVGSPSRPLSRRQVCPLTPGPGKALGPAATMAVELQYDEGSPRNLGTPTSSTPRPSITPTKKIELDRTIMPDGTIVTTVTTVQSRPRIDGKLDSPSRSPSKVEVTEKTTTVLSESSGPSNASHSSSRDSHLSNGLDPVAETAIRQLTEPSGRAAKKTPTKRSTLIISGVSKVPIAQDELALSLGYAASLEATMQDDAGTSGGPSSPPSDPPAMSPGPLDALSSPTSVQEADETTRSDISERPSVDDVESETGSTGALETRSLKDHKVSFLRSGTKLIFRRRPRQKEAGLSQSHDDLSNATATPSVRKKAGSFSRRLIKRFSFKSKPKANGNPSPQL; encoded by the exons ATGGATCCGGGCTGGGGGCAGCGGGACGTGGGCTGGGTGGCCCTCCTGATCCTCTTCGCAGCCTCGCTGCTCACGGTGTTCGCCTGGCTGCTGCAATATGCCCGGGGCTTGTGGCTGGCACGGGCCCGCGGGAACCGGGGCCCGGGACCCGCCTTAGCGGGGGAACCCGCGGGTTCCCTACGGGAGCTGGGCGTGTGGCGCTCGCTGCTGAGGCTGCGGGCGACTCGGGCTGGCGCCGCCGAGGAGCCAGGAGTCCGGGGCCTCCTGGCGTCACTCTTCGCCTTCAAGTCTTTCCGGGAGAACTGGCAGCGGGCTTGGGTGCGAGCGCTGAACGAGCAGGCCTGCAGGAACGGG AGCTCCATCCAAATCGCCTTTGAGGAGGTGCCCCAACTCCCACCCAGAGCCAGCATCAGTCATGTGACCTGCGTAGACCAATCTGAGCATACCATG GTGCTGCGTTGCCAGCTCTCTGCTGAGGAGGTGCGGTTCCCAGTCTCTGTGACCCAGCAGTCCCCCGCTGCTGTCTCCATGGAGACCTACCACGTCACTCTGACACTGCCACCAACACAG TTGGAAGTCAACCTGGAAGAAATCCCTGGTGAGGGGCTGCTCATATCATGGGCCTTCACTGATCGCCCAGATCTCAGCCTAACGGTGCTTCCCAAGCTGCAGGCCAGGGAG AGAGGTGAGGAACAAGTAGAGCTCTCCACAATTGAGGAACTGATCAAGGATGCCATAGTCAGCACCCAGCCAGCCATGATGGTCAACCTCAGGGCGTGCTCTGCCCCAGGAGGCCTG GTACCCAGTGAGAAGCCACCCATGTtgccccaggctcagccagccATTCCCAGACCTACCCGGTTATTCCTACGGCAGCTTCGGGCATCTCACTTGGGAAATGAGCTGGAAG GCACCGAGGAACTGTGCTGTGTAGCTGAACTTGACAACCCCATGCAGCAGAAGTGGACCAAGCCTGCGAGGGCTGGACCCGAGGTGGAGTGGACAGAAGACCTGGCACT GGATCTGGGCCCCCAGAGCCGGGAGCTGACCCTCAAAGTGCTGAGGAGCAGCAGCTGTGGAGACA CCGAACTCCTAGGCCAGGCCACACTGCCTGTGGGCTCCCCCTCCAGACCACTTTCTCGAAGACAGGTGTGCCCACTCACCCCAGGGCCAGGGAAAGCCCTGGGACCAGCAGCCACCATGGCAGTGGAG CTTCAGTACGACGAGGGCTCTCCCCGGAACCTGGGTACTCCCACCTCCTCCACTCCACGCCCCAGCATCACACCTACCAAGAAGATTGAGCTTGACCGGACCATCATGCCCGATGGCACCATTGTCACCACAGTCACCACCGTCCAGTCCCGGCCCCGTATAGATGGCAAATTAG aCTCCCCCTCCCGCTCCCCGTCCAAGGTGGAGGTGACCGAGAAGACGACGACTGTGCTGAGTGAGAGCAGTGGCCCCAGCAATGCCTCCCATAGCAGCAGCC GGGACAGCCACCTTTCCAACGGCTTGGACCCTGTAGCAGAGACAGCGATTCGCCAGCTGACAGAGCCCAGCGGGCGGGCGGCCAAGAAGACACCCACCAAGCGCAGCACTCTCATCATCTCTGGTGTTTCCAAG GTGCCCATTGCTCAGGACGAGCTGGCACTATCCCTGGGCTATGCGGCATCCCTGGAAGCCACAATGCAGGATGATGCAGGGACCAGTGGAGGTCCCTCTTCACCTCCCTCAGACCCACCAGCCATGTCTCCAGGACCCCTAGATGCCCTCTCCAGTCCTACAAGTGTCCAGGAAGCAGACGAGACAACCCGTTCAGATATTTCTGAGAGGCCATCTGTGGATGACGTTGAGTCAGAAACGGGGTCCACTGGTGCCCTGGAGACCCGCAGCCTCAAGGATCACAAAG TGAGTTTCCTGCGCAGCGGCACTAAGCTCATTTTCCGCCGGAGGCCTCGACAGAAGGAAGCTGGCCTGAGCCAATCACACGATGACCTCTCCAACGCAACGGCCACGCCCAGTGTCCGAAAGAAGGCCGGCAGCTTTTCTCGCCGCCTTATCAAGCGCTTTTCCTTCAAATCCAAACCCAAGGCCAATGGTAaccccagcccccagctctgA
- the C2CD2L gene encoding phospholipid transfer protein C2CD2L isoform X4, with translation MRQLPEQRSWLPLVCQANEPCGFVSSISRPKEELPANSVLLPQFCVHTALHPGGAASSIQIAFEEVPQLPPRASISHVTCVDQSEHTMVLRCQLSAEEVRFPVSVTQQSPAAVSMETYHVTLTLPPTQLEVNLEEIPGEGLLISWAFTDRPDLSLTVLPKLQARERGEEQVELSTIEELIKDAIVSTQPAMMVNLRACSAPGGLVPSEKPPMLPQAQPAIPRPTRLFLRQLRASHLGNELEGTEELCCVAELDNPMQQKWTKPARAGPEVEWTEDLALDLGPQSRELTLKVLRSSSCGDTELLGQATLPVGSPSRPLSRRQVCPLTPGPGKALGPAATMAVELQYDEGSPRNLGTPTSSTPRPSITPTKKIELDRTIMPDGTIVTTVTTVQSRPRIDGKLDSPSRSPSKVEVTEKTTTVLSESSGPSNASHSSSPGDSHLSNGLDPVAETAIRQLTEPSGRAAKKTPTKRSTLIISGVSKVPIAQDELALSLGYAASLEATMQDDAGTSGGPSSPPSDPPAMSPGPLDALSSPTSVQEADETTRSDISERPSVDDVESETGSTGALETRSLKDHKVSFLRSGTKLIFRRRPRQKEAGLSQSHDDLSNATATPSVRKKAGSFSRRLIKRFSFKSKPKANGNPSPQL, from the exons ATGAGACAGCTACCAGAGCAAAGGAGTTGGCTTCCCCTGGTTTGCCAGGCAAATGAACCCTGTGGATTTGTTTCCTCCATCTCAAGACCCAAGGAAGAGTTGCCAGCCAATTCTGTGCTCCTTCCTCAATTCTGTGTCCACACTGCTCTCCATCCAGGTGGGGCTGCG AGCTCCATCCAAATCGCCTTTGAGGAGGTGCCCCAACTCCCACCCAGAGCCAGCATCAGTCATGTGACCTGCGTAGACCAATCTGAGCATACCATG GTGCTGCGTTGCCAGCTCTCTGCTGAGGAGGTGCGGTTCCCAGTCTCTGTGACCCAGCAGTCCCCCGCTGCTGTCTCCATGGAGACCTACCACGTCACTCTGACACTGCCACCAACACAG TTGGAAGTCAACCTGGAAGAAATCCCTGGTGAGGGGCTGCTCATATCATGGGCCTTCACTGATCGCCCAGATCTCAGCCTAACGGTGCTTCCCAAGCTGCAGGCCAGGGAG AGAGGTGAGGAACAAGTAGAGCTCTCCACAATTGAGGAACTGATCAAGGATGCCATAGTCAGCACCCAGCCAGCCATGATGGTCAACCTCAGGGCGTGCTCTGCCCCAGGAGGCCTG GTACCCAGTGAGAAGCCACCCATGTtgccccaggctcagccagccATTCCCAGACCTACCCGGTTATTCCTACGGCAGCTTCGGGCATCTCACTTGGGAAATGAGCTGGAAG GCACCGAGGAACTGTGCTGTGTAGCTGAACTTGACAACCCCATGCAGCAGAAGTGGACCAAGCCTGCGAGGGCTGGACCCGAGGTGGAGTGGACAGAAGACCTGGCACT GGATCTGGGCCCCCAGAGCCGGGAGCTGACCCTCAAAGTGCTGAGGAGCAGCAGCTGTGGAGACA CCGAACTCCTAGGCCAGGCCACACTGCCTGTGGGCTCCCCCTCCAGACCACTTTCTCGAAGACAGGTGTGCCCACTCACCCCAGGGCCAGGGAAAGCCCTGGGACCAGCAGCCACCATGGCAGTGGAG CTTCAGTACGACGAGGGCTCTCCCCGGAACCTGGGTACTCCCACCTCCTCCACTCCACGCCCCAGCATCACACCTACCAAGAAGATTGAGCTTGACCGGACCATCATGCCCGATGGCACCATTGTCACCACAGTCACCACCGTCCAGTCCCGGCCCCGTATAGATGGCAAATTAG aCTCCCCCTCCCGCTCCCCGTCCAAGGTGGAGGTGACCGAGAAGACGACGACTGTGCTGAGTGAGAGCAGTGGCCCCAGCAATGCCTCCCATAGCAGCAGCC CAGGGGACAGCCACCTTTCCAACGGCTTGGACCCTGTAGCAGAGACAGCGATTCGCCAGCTGACAGAGCCCAGCGGGCGGGCGGCCAAGAAGACACCCACCAAGCGCAGCACTCTCATCATCTCTGGTGTTTCCAAG GTGCCCATTGCTCAGGACGAGCTGGCACTATCCCTGGGCTATGCGGCATCCCTGGAAGCCACAATGCAGGATGATGCAGGGACCAGTGGAGGTCCCTCTTCACCTCCCTCAGACCCACCAGCCATGTCTCCAGGACCCCTAGATGCCCTCTCCAGTCCTACAAGTGTCCAGGAAGCAGACGAGACAACCCGTTCAGATATTTCTGAGAGGCCATCTGTGGATGACGTTGAGTCAGAAACGGGGTCCACTGGTGCCCTGGAGACCCGCAGCCTCAAGGATCACAAAG TGAGTTTCCTGCGCAGCGGCACTAAGCTCATTTTCCGCCGGAGGCCTCGACAGAAGGAAGCTGGCCTGAGCCAATCACACGATGACCTCTCCAACGCAACGGCCACGCCCAGTGTCCGAAAGAAGGCCGGCAGCTTTTCTCGCCGCCTTATCAAGCGCTTTTCCTTCAAATCCAAACCCAAGGCCAATGGTAaccccagcccccagctctgA
- the C2CD2L gene encoding phospholipid transfer protein C2CD2L isoform X1: MDPGWGQRDVGWVALLILFAASLLTVFAWLLQYARGLWLARARGNRGPGPALAGEPAGSLRELGVWRSLLRLRATRAGAAEEPGVRGLLASLFAFKSFRENWQRAWVRALNEQACRNGSSIQIAFEEVPQLPPRASISHVTCVDQSEHTMVLRCQLSAEEVRFPVSVTQQSPAAVSMETYHVTLTLPPTQLEVNLEEIPGEGLLISWAFTDRPDLSLTVLPKLQARERGEEQVELSTIEELIKDAIVSTQPAMMVNLRACSAPGGLVPSEKPPMLPQAQPAIPRPTRLFLRQLRASHLGNELEGTEELCCVAELDNPMQQKWTKPARAGPEVEWTEDLALDLGPQSRELTLKVLRSSSCGDTELLGQATLPVGSPSRPLSRRQVCPLTPGPGKALGPAATMAVELQYDEGSPRNLGTPTSSTPRPSITPTKKIELDRTIMPDGTIVTTVTTVQSRPRIDGKLDSPSRSPSKVEVTEKTTTVLSESSGPSNASHSSSPGDSHLSNGLDPVAETAIRQLTEPSGRAAKKTPTKRSTLIISGVSKVPIAQDELALSLGYAASLEATMQDDAGTSGGPSSPPSDPPAMSPGPLDALSSPTSVQEADETTRSDISERPSVDDVESETGSTGALETRSLKDHKVSFLRSGTKLIFRRRPRQKEAGLSQSHDDLSNATATPSVRKKAGSFSRRLIKRFSFKSKPKANGNPSPQL; this comes from the exons ATGGATCCGGGCTGGGGGCAGCGGGACGTGGGCTGGGTGGCCCTCCTGATCCTCTTCGCAGCCTCGCTGCTCACGGTGTTCGCCTGGCTGCTGCAATATGCCCGGGGCTTGTGGCTGGCACGGGCCCGCGGGAACCGGGGCCCGGGACCCGCCTTAGCGGGGGAACCCGCGGGTTCCCTACGGGAGCTGGGCGTGTGGCGCTCGCTGCTGAGGCTGCGGGCGACTCGGGCTGGCGCCGCCGAGGAGCCAGGAGTCCGGGGCCTCCTGGCGTCACTCTTCGCCTTCAAGTCTTTCCGGGAGAACTGGCAGCGGGCTTGGGTGCGAGCGCTGAACGAGCAGGCCTGCAGGAACGGG AGCTCCATCCAAATCGCCTTTGAGGAGGTGCCCCAACTCCCACCCAGAGCCAGCATCAGTCATGTGACCTGCGTAGACCAATCTGAGCATACCATG GTGCTGCGTTGCCAGCTCTCTGCTGAGGAGGTGCGGTTCCCAGTCTCTGTGACCCAGCAGTCCCCCGCTGCTGTCTCCATGGAGACCTACCACGTCACTCTGACACTGCCACCAACACAG TTGGAAGTCAACCTGGAAGAAATCCCTGGTGAGGGGCTGCTCATATCATGGGCCTTCACTGATCGCCCAGATCTCAGCCTAACGGTGCTTCCCAAGCTGCAGGCCAGGGAG AGAGGTGAGGAACAAGTAGAGCTCTCCACAATTGAGGAACTGATCAAGGATGCCATAGTCAGCACCCAGCCAGCCATGATGGTCAACCTCAGGGCGTGCTCTGCCCCAGGAGGCCTG GTACCCAGTGAGAAGCCACCCATGTtgccccaggctcagccagccATTCCCAGACCTACCCGGTTATTCCTACGGCAGCTTCGGGCATCTCACTTGGGAAATGAGCTGGAAG GCACCGAGGAACTGTGCTGTGTAGCTGAACTTGACAACCCCATGCAGCAGAAGTGGACCAAGCCTGCGAGGGCTGGACCCGAGGTGGAGTGGACAGAAGACCTGGCACT GGATCTGGGCCCCCAGAGCCGGGAGCTGACCCTCAAAGTGCTGAGGAGCAGCAGCTGTGGAGACA CCGAACTCCTAGGCCAGGCCACACTGCCTGTGGGCTCCCCCTCCAGACCACTTTCTCGAAGACAGGTGTGCCCACTCACCCCAGGGCCAGGGAAAGCCCTGGGACCAGCAGCCACCATGGCAGTGGAG CTTCAGTACGACGAGGGCTCTCCCCGGAACCTGGGTACTCCCACCTCCTCCACTCCACGCCCCAGCATCACACCTACCAAGAAGATTGAGCTTGACCGGACCATCATGCCCGATGGCACCATTGTCACCACAGTCACCACCGTCCAGTCCCGGCCCCGTATAGATGGCAAATTAG aCTCCCCCTCCCGCTCCCCGTCCAAGGTGGAGGTGACCGAGAAGACGACGACTGTGCTGAGTGAGAGCAGTGGCCCCAGCAATGCCTCCCATAGCAGCAGCC CAGGGGACAGCCACCTTTCCAACGGCTTGGACCCTGTAGCAGAGACAGCGATTCGCCAGCTGACAGAGCCCAGCGGGCGGGCGGCCAAGAAGACACCCACCAAGCGCAGCACTCTCATCATCTCTGGTGTTTCCAAG GTGCCCATTGCTCAGGACGAGCTGGCACTATCCCTGGGCTATGCGGCATCCCTGGAAGCCACAATGCAGGATGATGCAGGGACCAGTGGAGGTCCCTCTTCACCTCCCTCAGACCCACCAGCCATGTCTCCAGGACCCCTAGATGCCCTCTCCAGTCCTACAAGTGTCCAGGAAGCAGACGAGACAACCCGTTCAGATATTTCTGAGAGGCCATCTGTGGATGACGTTGAGTCAGAAACGGGGTCCACTGGTGCCCTGGAGACCCGCAGCCTCAAGGATCACAAAG TGAGTTTCCTGCGCAGCGGCACTAAGCTCATTTTCCGCCGGAGGCCTCGACAGAAGGAAGCTGGCCTGAGCCAATCACACGATGACCTCTCCAACGCAACGGCCACGCCCAGTGTCCGAAAGAAGGCCGGCAGCTTTTCTCGCCGCCTTATCAAGCGCTTTTCCTTCAAATCCAAACCCAAGGCCAATGGTAaccccagcccccagctctgA
- the C2CD2L gene encoding phospholipid transfer protein C2CD2L isoform X3: protein MDPGWGQRDVGWVALLILFAASLLTVFAWLLQYARGLWLARARGNRGPGPALAGEPAGSLRELGVWRSLLRLRATRAGAAEEPGVRGLLASLFAFKSFRENWQRAWVRALNEQACRNGSSIQIAFEEVPQLPPRASISHVTCVDQSEHTMVLRCQLSAEEVRFPVSVTQQSPAAVSMETYHVTLTLPPTQLEVNLEEIPGEGLLISWAFTDRPDLSLTVLPKLQARERGEEQVELSTIEELIKDAIVSTQPAMMVNLRACSAPGGLVPSEKPPMLPQAQPAIPRPTRLFLRQLRASHLGNELEGTEELCCVAELDNPMQQKWTKPARAGPEVEWTEDLALDLGPQSRELTLKVLRSSSCGDTELLGQATLPVGSPSRPLSRRQVCPLTPGPGKALGPAATMAVELQYDEGSPRNLGTPTSSTPRPSITPTKKIELDRTIMPDGTIVTTVTTVQSRPRIDGKLDSPSRSPSKVEVTEKTTTVLSESSGPSNASHSSSPGDSHLSNGLDPVAETAIRQLTEPSGRAAKKTPTKRSTLIISGVSKVPIAQDELALSLGYAASLEATMQDDAGTSGGPSSPPSDPPAMSPGPLDALSSPTSVQEADETTRSDISERPSVDDVESETGSTGALETRSLKDHKVRLSTMDGSIF from the exons ATGGATCCGGGCTGGGGGCAGCGGGACGTGGGCTGGGTGGCCCTCCTGATCCTCTTCGCAGCCTCGCTGCTCACGGTGTTCGCCTGGCTGCTGCAATATGCCCGGGGCTTGTGGCTGGCACGGGCCCGCGGGAACCGGGGCCCGGGACCCGCCTTAGCGGGGGAACCCGCGGGTTCCCTACGGGAGCTGGGCGTGTGGCGCTCGCTGCTGAGGCTGCGGGCGACTCGGGCTGGCGCCGCCGAGGAGCCAGGAGTCCGGGGCCTCCTGGCGTCACTCTTCGCCTTCAAGTCTTTCCGGGAGAACTGGCAGCGGGCTTGGGTGCGAGCGCTGAACGAGCAGGCCTGCAGGAACGGG AGCTCCATCCAAATCGCCTTTGAGGAGGTGCCCCAACTCCCACCCAGAGCCAGCATCAGTCATGTGACCTGCGTAGACCAATCTGAGCATACCATG GTGCTGCGTTGCCAGCTCTCTGCTGAGGAGGTGCGGTTCCCAGTCTCTGTGACCCAGCAGTCCCCCGCTGCTGTCTCCATGGAGACCTACCACGTCACTCTGACACTGCCACCAACACAG TTGGAAGTCAACCTGGAAGAAATCCCTGGTGAGGGGCTGCTCATATCATGGGCCTTCACTGATCGCCCAGATCTCAGCCTAACGGTGCTTCCCAAGCTGCAGGCCAGGGAG AGAGGTGAGGAACAAGTAGAGCTCTCCACAATTGAGGAACTGATCAAGGATGCCATAGTCAGCACCCAGCCAGCCATGATGGTCAACCTCAGGGCGTGCTCTGCCCCAGGAGGCCTG GTACCCAGTGAGAAGCCACCCATGTtgccccaggctcagccagccATTCCCAGACCTACCCGGTTATTCCTACGGCAGCTTCGGGCATCTCACTTGGGAAATGAGCTGGAAG GCACCGAGGAACTGTGCTGTGTAGCTGAACTTGACAACCCCATGCAGCAGAAGTGGACCAAGCCTGCGAGGGCTGGACCCGAGGTGGAGTGGACAGAAGACCTGGCACT GGATCTGGGCCCCCAGAGCCGGGAGCTGACCCTCAAAGTGCTGAGGAGCAGCAGCTGTGGAGACA CCGAACTCCTAGGCCAGGCCACACTGCCTGTGGGCTCCCCCTCCAGACCACTTTCTCGAAGACAGGTGTGCCCACTCACCCCAGGGCCAGGGAAAGCCCTGGGACCAGCAGCCACCATGGCAGTGGAG CTTCAGTACGACGAGGGCTCTCCCCGGAACCTGGGTACTCCCACCTCCTCCACTCCACGCCCCAGCATCACACCTACCAAGAAGATTGAGCTTGACCGGACCATCATGCCCGATGGCACCATTGTCACCACAGTCACCACCGTCCAGTCCCGGCCCCGTATAGATGGCAAATTAG aCTCCCCCTCCCGCTCCCCGTCCAAGGTGGAGGTGACCGAGAAGACGACGACTGTGCTGAGTGAGAGCAGTGGCCCCAGCAATGCCTCCCATAGCAGCAGCC CAGGGGACAGCCACCTTTCCAACGGCTTGGACCCTGTAGCAGAGACAGCGATTCGCCAGCTGACAGAGCCCAGCGGGCGGGCGGCCAAGAAGACACCCACCAAGCGCAGCACTCTCATCATCTCTGGTGTTTCCAAG GTGCCCATTGCTCAGGACGAGCTGGCACTATCCCTGGGCTATGCGGCATCCCTGGAAGCCACAATGCAGGATGATGCAGGGACCAGTGGAGGTCCCTCTTCACCTCCCTCAGACCCACCAGCCATGTCTCCAGGACCCCTAGATGCCCTCTCCAGTCCTACAAGTGTCCAGGAAGCAGACGAGACAACCCGTTCAGATATTTCTGAGAGGCCATCTGTGGATGACGTTGAGTCAGAAACGGGGTCCACTGGTGCCCTGGAGACCCGCAGCCTCAAGGATCACAAAG TGAGACTATCAACCATGGATGGATCTATTTTTTAA
- the DPAGT1 gene encoding UDP-N-acetylglucosamine--dolichyl-phosphate N-acetylglucosaminephosphotransferase, protein MWAFSELPMPLLVNLIVSLLGFVATVTLIPAFRGHFIAARLCGQDLNKTSRQQIPESQGVISGAVFLIILFCFIPFPFLNCFVKEQCKAFPHHEFVALIGALLAICCMIFLGFADDVLNLRWRHKLLLPTAASLPLLMVYFTNFGNTTIVVPKPFRPILGLHLDLGILYYVYMGLLAVFCTNAINILAGINGLEAGQSLVISASIIVFNLVELEGDCRDDHVFSLYFMIPFFFTTLGLLYHNWYPSRVFVGDTFCYFAGMTFAVVGILGHFSKTMLLFFMPQVFNFLYSLPQLLHIIPCPRHRIPRLNIKTGKLEMSYSKFKTKSLSFLGTFILKVAESLRLVTIHQSDTEDGEFTECNNMTLINLLLKIFGPIHERNLTLLLLLLQILGSAFTFSIRYQLVRLFYDV, encoded by the exons ATGTGGGCCTTCTCGGAATTGCCCATGCCGCTGCTGGTCAATTTGATCGTCTCGCTGCTGGGATTTGTGGCCACAGTCACCCTCATCCCAGCCTTCCGGGGCCACTTCATTGCTGCGCGCCTCTGTGGTCAGGACCTCAACAAAACCAGCCGACAACAGAT CCCAGAATCCCAGGGAGTGATCAGCGGTGCTGTTTTCCTTATCATCCTCTTCTGCTTcatccctttccccttcctgaaCTGCTTTGTGAAGGAGCAGTGTAAGGCATTCCCCCACCATGAA TTTGTGGCCCTGATAGGTGCCCTCCTTGCCATCTGCTGCATGATCTTCCTGGGCTTTGCGGATGATGTACTGAATCTGCGCTGGCGCCATAAGCTGCTGCTACCCACAGCTGCCTCACTACCTCTCCTCATGGTCTATTTCACCAACTTTGGCAACACGACCATTGTGGTGCCGAAGCCCTTCCGCCCGATTCTTGGCCTGCATCTGGACTTGG GAATCCTGTACTATGTCTACATGGGGCTGCTGGCAGTGTTCTGTACCAATGCCATCAATATCCTAGCAGGAATTAATGGCCTAGAGGCTGGCCAGTCACTAGTCATTTCTGCTTCCATCATTGTCTTCAACCTGGTAGAGTTGGAAG GTGATTGTCGGGATGATCATGTCTTTTCCCTCTACTTCATGATACCCTTTTTTTTCACCACTTTGGGATTGCTGTACCACAACTG GTACCCATCACGGGTGTTTGTGGGAGATACCTTCTGTTACTTTGCTGGCATGACCTTTGCCGTGGTGGGCATCTTGGGACACTTCAGCAAGACCATGCTACTATTCTTCATGCCCCAGGTGTTCAACTTCCTCTACTCACTGCCTCAGCTCCTGCATATCATCCCCTGCCCTCGCCACCGCATACCCAG ACTCAATATCAAGACAGGCAAACTGGAGATGAGCTATTCCAAGTTCAAGACCAAGAGCCTCTCTTTCTTGGGCACCTTTATTTTAAAG GTGGCAGAGAGCCTCCGGCTGGTGACAATACACCAAAGTGATACTGAGGATGGTGAATTCACTGAATGTAACAACATGACCCTCATCAACTTGCTACTTAAAATCTTTGGGCCCATACATGAGAGAAACCTCACattgctcctgctgctgctgcag ATCCTGGGCAGTGCCTTCACCTTCTCCATTCGATATCAGCTCGTTCGACTCTTCTATGATGTCTGA